The genomic region AAAAGGCTCTCAGGATCAGACAGCGCGCAGTAGAGTGTGTATCCCAGTTCGTCTATTTCCTGCGGCGTTAACTCGCACAACAGATTGACTTTGAGATTTAGGGTGCAAGGCATCCTCCCAGCCTCTAGATGTCCCACTAGTGCACGAAGAAGCTGTGTGAAACGATCGGCGAGCGCCTCCTGAGTCCAATCACCCTCCTGTTCGCTCAGGAGAAGGATTGCATTTGTGAGCTGGCTTGCGTTTAATCTGGCCAGCGCTGGATTCAGTTTACACACGGCTTTAAGGATTTTAAGACACACAGACCGGCACCCGGCGTCTTCCTGATCGAGTGCGCGCAACTTTGCCGTTTCTGCCACACGAAAGCTCTGCCGCCACAGATTTTCATGTCTTTCGGCAGCCAATCGATGCGGTTTGGCGATCAACGATACGCCATCCTCCATGACAAGCAATGGGAGGAAGTCCACATACAGCCGGCGATCTGTTTCGTACTGCACTTCTAGAGTGAGCGTTTCAGATGGAACCACGGGACGAATGACGTAATCTAAAACACTACCGATGGCGGGCCAATTGATGGAACCCGCGACGAGCTTCTCAAAGACTTCTAGAACGCTCTTTGGGGAAAGGTAGCCACCCACCATGCAACGGTCCCAGTAGCTGCTACCTCGTGGGAAGTACTCCAGGTTTTCACGGCGAACCAATGAGAAGCCAGGAATGTTCATGATGGTGTCCTCGCCAGGAATGGACGACCAGAGATTCTTCTCCAGGATCAGGGGAACCATGAGCTGGGCGTGATCAGCAGTCACCACCTAAAAATGTGAGATGTAGAAAATGATGACTGATGGATAAATTACACGTCCCACCAATACTTTATTTCTTAGAGGAATGCATTACATTGATCAAAAGTGAGAGTAAAGAAGTTTCAATAGATTTCAAATAAATACTGTTCCTTTAAAACTCTGCATTAATCAAAAATTCTtgtaatgtttcaaataatgATCAGTTTCTCACTCGGACGGATCATTTTCTTGATAAGACATACACTAATTGGCcactttaggtacaccttacttgtaccgggttggaccccctttttccttcggaactgccttaatcctttgtggcatagattcaacaaggtattggaaatattgctcagatattttggtccatattgacatgatagtactACACAGCTGCTGAAGAtgtgtcagctgcacatccatgatgcaaatttcTCGTTCCACCACaaccaaaaggtgctctattggattgagctctggtgactgtggaggtcatttgagtacagtgaacttattgtcatggtcaagaatccagtctgagattatttgcgctttatgacatggtgcgtcaTCCTGCCAGAAGAAGCCATCGGAtgatgggtgcactgtggtcataaagggatgtacatggtcagtaacaatactgaggtaggctgtggcgttgacacgatgctcaattggtactaatgagcccaaagtgtgccaaaaaaaaatatcccccacatcattacaccaccatcaccagcctgaaccattgatacaaggcaggatggatccatgctttcatgttgttgttgccaaattctgaccctaccatctgaatgtctcagcagagactcatcaaaccaggcaacgtttttccaatcttctattgtgcaattctggtgagcctgtgggaattgtagcctcagtttcctgttcttagctgacaggagtggcaccctgtgtggtcttctgctgtggTAGCCTATCTGCCTAAAGGCTTGACGTGTTatgcattcaaagatgctcttctgcataccttggttgtaacgagtagttatttgagttactgttgcctttctatcagcttcaaCTTGAAggagccattctcctctggcatcaacaaggtatttgcgcccacagaactgccgctaatTAGAGGTTTcctttttttctgaccattctctgtaaaccatagagatggttgtgcatgaaaatcccagtagatcagcagtttcttaaatactcagaccagcacgtCTTGCAACAACAatcatgccactttcaaagtcacttaaatcatctttcttccccattctgatgcttggttcgAACtttagcagatcatcttgaccatgtctatatgcctaaatgcattgagttgctgcaatgtgatcggctgattagaattttgcgttaactagcagctgtacctaataaagtggccggtgagtgtacgttTAATCAGAAGTCACtggtattcattttttttgtttctttactCTTAAAGTTTCACTATCCATATTTTGTGAGTCACAAAGTACAGTTTCAGCTAAGTATCTTCTTTAAATGTTCTATTGAAGTCACCTACAACTGACAATGGCCTGAAAGTTGgtacaattttgggtgaactaccccttttttAACCTAAATTCTTGTTTATGATGACATCACACCCTCTGAATTATTCACTCAGGTTCTCACCTGAAGGTCATCGTACAGACTTCCGCTCAGGTACATTTCTCGTAGGGGCATATCAGGTAGTTTGGCATGGAGAAACACTCTGAGCTCTGCACAGATGTCCAACGCAGCACGACGGGCGACAGACTGCTCTTCTGAGGGGATCGTGACTCGCTCATGAAAGAAGGCCCAGAGATGTTCCTGAAGAGAGAGACGCAGCCGTGCCCTCTGGAGCTCAGCCTTCGCAGGACGGCCACCACGAGCCAAACCACGATGGAAAGACTCTAataaagccaaagaaaaatgtacaataattcgattactgtgttgatttgaaatatttacacattcataCCCCTAGAGCACAGTCTCAAAACAACAACGTTTAGTTCTCCAGACACATACTGAGGACAGTCCTGCACTATGGAGGAGGAGAGACGATGCTAAACAAGTCATTCAACACCCGACTGATTAGTGAGGTTGATTAGGAAAATATGCAGTGTTTACTCGActagctatgtttacatccaaagatgcaaattagattGAGCAAAACTAGAAAATCACATAAAAGATTTCATCTAATGGCTAATGTTTCTGAAGGTtttaccaagttaaatttaagactttttaaaccattatgaatgaaattttagacttatacagggctaaatgctacgTTTTTTTTTCGAATATCCCTCTTGCCCTaacaaaaatgattataatttaataacacaataataacaacaacaataaattgataataaagaaaaatacaggTCAGGTCAATAACCtctgcagtaaataaatggagaacttgtAAACATTACTGTAAGGCAGGGGTGACgaaccctgtttctggagatagaccatcctgcagatttcagttgcaacccatatcaaacacacctgcctgtaattatcaagtgctgttcaggtcctaattaattggttcaggtgtgtttgagcagggttggagctgaactttgcaggaaggtcgatcctCAAGAACAGGGTTAAGCACCACTGCTGTAAgtatttaaatgctatttttagatttattgagatggattttTGGTGATTGTaggggtgttaatggccagattaggtagctatacatgaacaaaggaaaattacgacctgttaaaaaaagatttaagacccacaacacaacatttcagtagatttaagactttttaaggcctaaaatttagcttttgagattttaTACTTTAAGACGCTGCAGATACcgtggaggaaaaaaaaatcatcatgataaactggtgccaaatatcaaaaaggaaAAACTGAATTTGCGAAGGTAGTAAAAGTCACAGTGAGTCTTTTtcctatataataaattatttgagcCTCAGAAGACAAAGCCAACACACAATGAAGAAGCAGTagcttttggaggtgtgagaccGCACTTTgggatgctcaagacagttctggaggtaataatagtGAACACTTTGATTACAGACTTTGGCTAAGGCATTTAAGAATGGCCAAAAcaaaatttcagatgttttataatgtggtcggtctgtctgtcttaATCATCACacgatctcttataacaaaattatGTGACTTTTTTGATGTGCATCCTGGAATCTATTCAGTAAATGTATTTCCATCATAGtgtatacacatttttattagaTAAAAACATCTTCAAACATTATTTGAAACATCATTACAGAATCTTTTGTGATGTTCTAGTTTTGCGCACAGTTTATGTGCACTTTCAACATTTTTGCACATCATGGCATATgcatttttatgtgatattctaaaatgtgcataaaaataagtggatggaatcATAGCTACTGACTAATCTCTCAGATAACTTACCAACTAGTCAAAATGATTACGTACTTCCATATTGATCAGAACACATAGGGGCTACAGAATCCTACAGTGTGTTAGTTAAGGAAGGGTTTAAATACCCACTGAGAAAGTAGATCAGACACTCCAAAATGAACAAGCCTGATAAACAATAAAGATACAGGTTAGGATAGGATAAGGTCAACTAAGAATAAACCAATGGCccaggattaaaaaaataataaaagtaaaaaattatgaaagaagagaaacaaataaagtaaaatacaggAAAACCCTTAAttcaataatatgaaataaaacagaattaaAGTAACATGTTGTGGTAAACAGCAGTGGGGACATCAGGGAGTGGAGAAGCACAAGTGGTattgacccttttcacaagtctgtttaatggtcatcagcatcttaaatccttgaaagtttttaatatttagattttttttaaaaatgtttgaatatttatttgtatttattcatgttatatATCATCTtcgcttcaaattacaaaaaacgaattaccggtTGCGTGAGGAGTATCTAAAGCAGCATCTATGGAGCAGGACAGTACACCCTGTCTGCCGTTTTCAGTCTCACAAGATTTTTTTcgtctttctgaaagtctttataacatcattgtggagtttttcttttattatttgagcaaataagattgtaaaaaaattatttgttgtattctcccattcactgcactctaagttctcccaactatgacgacttccactGACAAAcctgtgaaaagggtccattatggCAGTCGTGTTCAAAAGCACAGTATGTTGTTTCTGCGAGGCAGCAGAGATTCATTACCCGGCTTGAAGGAGCTGGAGGAGGTGGGAAGTGTCTGTAATGAGCGACTGACGTTTTGTTTCATGTCATGGTTTAGTGTGCGTGGAGATGACCCCAACCAGCTCGGCTCCTCCCAGCTTCTTCGTCCTGATGGGTCTGCTTTTGTGGGACTGGATGGGGCACTGAGAGCTCGATCGTACATCTGAGAGTAATTAGATTAAATTACACAATCACACTTCACGTTCTGCACTAGTAACAAAGTATTTCCTAAAAGGAGGTTCTATAATAAGCTTATATGTAAACAATGTAAAAGCCCTtacaaaaactgttaatttaatgATGCAggacagaaataaattacagaacTCAACTTAAGATTGGTatcttattttttcattttgaagcgtttaattttttttggtaaactaaatataaatggcTTATTTTCAACAGCTCTACCTTAAAACTtacttttaaacctttaaattgtgAAAAATTACAGGTAGCGTAGCTTTCAATCTTCAAAAACAACCTCAGAAAAGCTGCATTATATTATGCCACATTCATAAAAGAATACAGACTGAAATGTGATGCTTAAAAAACGTGTTAAGACTAACTTAAATTGATCAGGGACATAGTTGATAATAGCATGCACTTAATATCATTTGCAAACTTTTCAAGGTGTTTCGCTATGTAGAATTAATAAAAGCTCTTCCACAATGATGAGAGATCTTATTCAAGTGTTTATAGAACTGCATTCTTGTACTCACTCTTTTGACGGCAAGCGTGGCGATGCCCAGCATGGCAGCTCCCCCCACTCCCAGCACCAGCTTTGCATTAGAGAGCACAAAGTCGATTGCTGTGCCCAGCCCATTATCATCTTTCTTCCCCTTGCGATCCCCGTTCACTCCTGCCATCGATCTTTTCCCTCCTTGAGGAGGAGCAAGAAGACAGGAAAAGAAAATGACATCAGATTTTCTCATTAACTGAAAGTTCCATAACATTAAGGGTTTAGATGCAGTTCACTCAGAGATGACATCATGTTGATCACACGACACTGTTCAGTTTTGGCAACAAATTGTTTTGTCGTGTTATTGGTCAAAAGACATGGACAAGTAGGACTGAATGAAAGGGGTTTGTAAGGTTGCTGAGTTATAACTGTTCAGActtgaaaaaattattatacattaaataataatttattttcccTTTTGTCTGAGTAATAAATATACCAACAGCTTTGTccttaaatcaaataaatcaaaagtTACTAACTGATTCAAACTGAATAACATTTGtagctttaaaatgaaaatatctatatttaatatatacagtgaatccaacacaatgttattttttatatgacTGTCCATTTCagattattaaactatttttcaGACTACCATCTGAAACCTTATATATTAGAATACCAATTGCACGGTTCAAACTATATAACTAATTAACTATTAAATCTGAAaagatgtataataaataaaatccccAGCACAGAAGCATATGCATAAtagtattgttttaatattttatacatcattagtgttttttaaaataatatacgtTTTCTTTTAGTTAAATTTGAGTGTTTTGCACTATACATGCATATAGAAAGACAGCAAACTGTGAGTATATGGTCCACGAAAGAATATGAAAACTTccaattatttttatacaattattcattcaaaacTCGTTACTGACAAATCTACAGAACAAGTACTATTTTGATGCTGCATTGCGATCCTTAAGTAGTGTTTCAATATgttatcaaaaatattttttggatGTAAAATATTACTACACTCAATGATATTTTAGTGAGtgcagggttcccactctttcgtggacaccaaattcaagggctttcaaggactttttaaatcactaataattttaaatttatttcaagcACCTTTGAAAATTCACACTCCCAGCCTATAATGTATACAAGTCTATAATATCCTATAAGTGCTTCCAGTACCTAACATTTCATTTACacttaataattacattataaagtCATAGTGAGgatgatgttttgaatgtgtcaaaATGTAGATCGttttaaacagtcatgttcaaagaaatttaatacaattcaattaatacatttcattgaaattgtttttttagtttagtttttgaaAAGGAGCACAGTACAATTGGTAAAATAACACCGCAAActtaaattcaagcactttcagggacttatgtttgtttttaagtactttccaggccttgaaaatATGTCtaaaattcaagtactttcaagtcCGTGGGAACCCTGTGAGTGGGTTTGTAAATCATGGTTAAAATTACAGTTTGAAGAATAGAATGTAAAGTACACATTCTATTGTATGATAAtaagtggtgtaacggatcacaaatccacagttcggatcacactacggtttttgagtcacggatcacACCATTTATCGGATCAGCAAAAAATTAAGgaaacaaatgtcatttgcttttcatttctacaaaaatattactgcaaaaaccattggttttaacaaacggaaatgagaacctgtaattttaataaaaaataaaaatcaagaaagaactagttaaaaaaaaaataggaaaatattcaatactgtgaaaaatgatctttgctacagTTGCTGATAgtgctaaatataaaaaaatctagcaTCTTGtagaacatatatttattttcaattaatgattcaacaattcacacataaaacttaaCGATTTATCATAGGCGTAtcattttgaaaacctattcagtgacatcatGTTGATGGTTGCCACCTGCTGgtaacacaatgtaattgctttcaccagcgtcaagttcaaTTAAACTGtggttttaatctttaccataaacatcagtgtttatatctgaactataaactgttcttctgtgttatttaattgtttgtaacgaactgaaaaagtgtaaaaactgaatctctctcgatcaaacgcagatttgaatgcagcacttCGAAGGATTactaaacatatgcaaatcagtaTTATCATTTATCCTTCATGTTGTGTTGGTTTAAATTGAGATCATGAACTTTTAAGGTTTATTCATGCAGCTTTAcactaaatgcattaatgcaggctaaacaaacagtgacagaaaacacctttaataaataacctaagAAAGAATTTAGGTCCCACtactttttctgtcatcattatattttacagggaggccaaaatgctttcatacacgtgatttgaatgacgcgggagatgatctctctgcaattgttataaatgttggattaacctacaagttaaaAAAAGGTATTAATCTGCGA from Danio aesculapii chromosome 3, fDanAes4.1, whole genome shotgun sequence harbors:
- the mief1 gene encoding mitochondrial dynamics protein MID51; this encodes MAGVNGDRKGKKDDNGLGTAIDFVLSNAKLVLGVGGAAMLGIATLAVKRMYDRALSAPSSPTKADPSGRRSWEEPSWLGSSPRTLNHDMKQNVSRSLQTLPTSSSSFKPESFHRGLARGGRPAKAELQRARLRLSLQEHLWAFFHERVTIPSEEQSVARRAALDICAELRVFLHAKLPDMPLREMYLSGSLYDDLQVVTADHAQLMVPLILEKNLWSSIPGEDTIMNIPGFSLVRRENLEYFPRGSSYWDRCMVGGYLSPKSVLEVFEKLVAGSINWPAIGSVLDYVIRPVVPSETLTLEVQYETDRRLYVDFLPLLVMEDGVSLIAKPHRLAAERHENLWRQSFRVAETAKLRALDQEDAGCRSVCLKILKAVCKLNPALARLNASQLTNAILLLSEQEGDWTQEALADRFTQLLRALVGHLEAGRMPCTLNLKVNLLCELTPQEIDELGYTLYCALSDPESLLRTV